CCTCCGCATCGCCATGAAGCACGCCTACTTTGATCGATTGACCCGCGTGAGACTTGACGATCTCAATCAGTTCGACAATTGATTTTTTTCGGCCCCTTACCTTTTTATAGGTATAGTAGACGCCTTCCTCATTTACTGAAATGATGGGTTTGATGTTGAGTAGATCACCAACGGTACCTTCGACCTTACCGATTCTACCGCCTCTTTTTAGATATTCAAGCGTCTTTATCACGTAGTAGGTGTTTATCTTCTGACGCAAGGATTTCACATGCTCAACCAGGTCGTTGAATTCCATGCCTTCCCTTGCCGACTTCGCCGCCTCGAGCACCGCAAATCCTAAGCCGAGCGACAGGGACTTTGAATCGACAAGCGAGACCTTCATCTCCTTAAAATCAGATGTGATCTGCTTGACCATGTTGAAGGTTCCACTAAGCCCCGAAGAAATGAATACTCCAAGAACATGTGTGAATCCTTCACTCTTTAGCCTCTCAAGAAGTTCCTGCACATCTCCAGGAGCTGGTAGCGAGGTTTTTGGAACCTCAATACCAAGATTCCTGTAAATCTCATCGGAAGTTATCTCGGTTCTATCTCTATACTCTCGGTCTTTATAAATAATCTTCAGTGATAGCATTTCAATATTGTTACTGCCTAGCTGTTCATTGGTCAAATCACAGCTTGAATCCGTTATAATAGCAATTTTCTCCATAATCTATCCCTCTCTTTCAATCATATATTCCTATTATAACAGAGAGTGCGCACAAATTACTAGTTATCGGTAATAATGCTGTGATAGTACACCTGCAAGTATTAACTTTCATACGTTTAATCACTTATGCTATACTCTTTTTATGCGGATTGGAGGTATCTATGATAAAACAAATGTTTAAAGATAAAGTATTCATTAGCACCCTGCTGACGATAGGAGTTCCCGTTGTGGTTCAGAACGTGATTTCCTCATCCCTCAACCTACTCGATGTGGTCATGATCGGACAGCTTGGCGAGCGCAGCATCAGCGCTGTCGGACTAGGCAATCAGTTGTTCTTCATTTTCGTTCTTCTGCTCTTTGGAACAAACAGCGGAGGAGCGATGTTTGTCGCACAGTTCTGGGGTAAAAGGGATTTACACAGCATACACAAGACCCTGGGCGTCGCGCTGACAATCAGCCTTATCGGGGCCGTCGTGTTTTCGGTGCTGGCCATCGCTTTCCCGAGTCAGGTACTTGGCTTGTTTTCTAAAGACGTCGGTGTGATCTCACTCGGCGCGTCCTATATGCGTATCGTCGGCTGGAGTTACCTCTTCACAGCGGTCAGTTTCAGCTTTGCCATCTCCTCCAGGTCGGTGGGCGATGCCAAGCTTCCCATGGTCGCAAGCGTCGCTTCTCTTATAACAAATTCCATACTGAATCTGGTGCTGATCTTCGGTCTGCTGGGCTTCCCGGCGCTTGGAGTAGTCGGAGCGGCCATTGCGACTGTGATCGCAAGACTTGTCGAGTTCAGCATTATCATCGGACGGATTTTCACAAGCGATCATCCCCTACGTGCGAAGATACGCGATTACTTCGATTTTGGCAGGGTCTTTGCAGCAAAAATACTCAAAAAGTCTTTCCCTGTCATTTTAAATGAATTTTTCTGGTCGATTGGAGTTTCATTGTATGTCGCCGCTTACGCCAGGTCAGGCACCGAGGCATATGCGGCCGTTCAGATCGCGCAGACTGTGGATAGGATCTTTTTCGTACTCGCATTCGGCATCGGAAGCTCCGCTGCCGTGATGATAGGCAATCTTCTTGGCGATAACAAAAGGGAAGAGGCTATCAAGTATTCACGCTATTTCAATATGCTCGCCGTCATGAGCGGTATCGCACTCGGCGGTCTTCTCATGCTCACCGGACCACTCTTTGTAAAGCTATACAACGTTTCGGACCTGGTGCGTGACAACGCCGTCAACATCATGTATGTCATAGGATTTTTCATGACTTTAAAAATCTGCAACGCGCTCCAGATCATCGGTACGCTTAGAGGTGGAGGAGATACGACCTATTCGCTCGTCATGGAGATTTCAAGCGTCTACTTGATCGGAGTTCCTATGGCCTTTCTGTCGACCGCTGTTTGGGGGCTCCCCATCTACATCTGTGTCGCGCTCGTCTCTTTAGAAGAAGTGACAAAAGCCGTCCTCGGATTCTACCGGTTGTTTTCCGACAAATGGGCCAACAATATCATCGACGATCTTGCATAAAAAATAAGTCGCCACTTGGCGACTTATTCATTAGTAAACTGCATGACTATTTCTTTTGCCTTTTCAACGTTGTCTTCACCGACATAAAGTTCGACACCGGTTTGATTCATTCCCAGATAAATAAGACTGGCTTCTCCAAGCCCCTTATATACCGTATGTACAGGAATGTCGTTGTCGTTAAGTATTTCAATTAACATTTCTGCGACTGTATCGTTGTCAAACTTTGCGACTAGCACTTCATGTAGTGTTGGATTTGCTTCACTCATCATATCACACCCCTTTTTCTACTGATGCCCAAAATCCATATGGTTAAACAATGATTTGAAACGTCTTCAAGCGATAAAAAAGCCATCTCTTTCGAGATGGCTTTCTTTTTATGGATTAGTACTCCATTTTTGAGAATCTAACATAGCTAGCTAGACGCTCTTTAGCTTGCTTCTCAGCAACTGCAAATAGTTCTTCTGCAACTTCTGGGAATGCTTTTTGAAGTTTAGTGTAACGAACTTCTGATAATAAGAAGTCTCTAAAGCTCTTAGTCGGTTCTTTAGAATCTAGAGTAAATGGATTTTTGCCCTGTTCTGCAACACGTGGGTCAAATCTCCAAGTATGCCAGTAACCAGCCTCAACAGCTTCTTTCATTTGGTTCTGAGTTCTTCCCATACCCTCTTTGATACCGTGTGCGATACATGGAGCGTATGCGATGATTAGTGATGGACCATCATAGCTTTCAGCTTCTTTGATCGCTTTGATAGTTTGGTTCTTATCAGCACCCATTGAAACTTGAGCTACATAGATGTAACCGTAAGTCGTCATCATGAGGCCAAGGTCTTTCTTCTTGATTCTCATACCTGCAGCAGCGAATTGAGCTGTAGCTGCAACTGGAGTAGATTTAGAAGCCTGACCGCCAGTGTTTGAGTAAACTTCAGTATCGAATACGAATACGTTCACGTTTTGGCCTGAAGCAAGAACGTGATCAAGACCGCCGTAACCGATATCGTAAGCCCAGCCGTCACCACCGA
The window above is part of the Fusibacter sp. A1 genome. Proteins encoded here:
- a CDS encoding DegV family protein; this translates as MEKIAIITDSSCDLTNEQLGSNNIEMLSLKIIYKDREYRDRTEITSDEIYRNLGIEVPKTSLPAPGDVQELLERLKSEGFTHVLGVFISSGLSGTFNMVKQITSDFKEMKVSLVDSKSLSLGLGFAVLEAAKSAREGMEFNDLVEHVKSLRQKINTYYVIKTLEYLKRGGRIGKVEGTVGDLLNIKPIISVNEEGVYYTYKKVRGRKKSIVELIEIVKSHAGQSIKVGVLHGDAEEEAFKIKEVIATFDYVKEVVLEQISPVLTVHTGPGLLGVVIQELT
- a CDS encoding MATE family efflux transporter, producing the protein MIKQMFKDKVFISTLLTIGVPVVVQNVISSSLNLLDVVMIGQLGERSISAVGLGNQLFFIFVLLLFGTNSGGAMFVAQFWGKRDLHSIHKTLGVALTISLIGAVVFSVLAIAFPSQVLGLFSKDVGVISLGASYMRIVGWSYLFTAVSFSFAISSRSVGDAKLPMVASVASLITNSILNLVLIFGLLGFPALGVVGAAIATVIARLVEFSIIIGRIFTSDHPLRAKIRDYFDFGRVFAAKILKKSFPVILNEFFWSIGVSLYVAAYARSGTEAYAAVQIAQTVDRIFFVLAFGIGSSAAVMIGNLLGDNKREEAIKYSRYFNMLAVMSGIALGGLLMLTGPLFVKLYNVSDLVRDNAVNIMYVIGFFMTLKICNALQIIGTLRGGGDTTYSLVMEISSVYLIGVPMAFLSTAVWGLPIYICVALVSLEEVTKAVLGFYRLFSDKWANNIIDDLA
- a CDS encoding putative signal transducing protein translates to MMSEANPTLHEVLVAKFDNDTVAEMLIEILNDNDIPVHTVYKGLGEASLIYLGMNQTGVELYVGEDNVEKAKEIVMQFTNE